One window of Mesotoga sp. BH458_6_3_2_1 genomic DNA carries:
- a CDS encoding aminopeptidase, translating to MKKEEVKKLGEKLTLKKKNAWFTLDRDAVFAYSKDYMNFIGKSVTERLAVRHLVDLLRENGFKPLSSFEEGGVKKGDRIYITKGGKALIAAVIGEDLKDGIDMVAAHLDAPRLDLKPSPLVEDSGLAMLKTHYYGGVKKYQWLNIPLAFVGTVVRSNGESVDVSIGMSSDDPVFVISDLLPHLDNREGDFRKVFQGKDLNAMSGSIPITDVKDFENPVKLMFLNLLYEKYGLVEEDFFSADIQLVPAIEPREVGLDRSMIGAYAHDDRVCSYTAITALKDMSTINKPKRTAMVLLFDREEIGSEGVTGAKGRFWVAFIEKLLNLSGEKGLYEIDFLLEKSRMISGDVAAGFDPTFKDAHDQANAARLGYGIAILKYTGSRGKSGTSEASAEFMGYVRNLLNEKGVHWQSTILGEVDRGGGGTVAKFFAERGVTVVDAGTAVFGMHSPFELLSKADLYETYRAYKTFLEGGNV from the coding sequence TTGAAAAAGGAAGAAGTCAAGAAGCTCGGTGAAAAGCTTACTTTGAAGAAAAAGAACGCCTGGTTCACACTCGACAGAGATGCGGTCTTTGCCTATTCAAAAGATTATATGAACTTCATCGGCAAATCCGTAACAGAACGTCTGGCCGTCAGGCATCTTGTGGACCTTCTCCGGGAAAATGGGTTCAAACCACTCTCTTCATTTGAGGAAGGCGGCGTTAAAAAGGGTGATCGTATATACATCACAAAGGGCGGCAAGGCCCTAATCGCAGCAGTCATCGGTGAAGACCTGAAGGATGGCATCGACATGGTAGCAGCTCACCTAGATGCTCCTAGATTGGATCTCAAGCCAAGTCCTCTAGTAGAAGATTCGGGGCTCGCAATGCTCAAGACACACTACTACGGCGGAGTCAAGAAGTATCAGTGGCTCAATATCCCTTTAGCCTTCGTAGGAACCGTAGTCAGGAGCAATGGAGAATCGGTAGATGTCTCAATTGGAATGAGCAGCGATGATCCCGTTTTCGTGATTTCTGATCTTCTACCTCATTTGGACAACAGGGAAGGAGATTTCAGAAAGGTCTTTCAAGGGAAGGATCTCAACGCTATGTCCGGATCTATTCCGATAACGGATGTCAAGGACTTTGAGAATCCAGTGAAGCTGATGTTCCTTAATCTGTTATATGAAAAGTACGGACTTGTCGAAGAAGACTTCTTCTCTGCGGACATCCAGCTTGTGCCGGCTATCGAACCGAGGGAAGTCGGACTTGATCGATCTATGATCGGTGCTTACGCTCATGATGACAGGGTCTGTTCATACACTGCTATTACAGCGCTTAAGGACATGTCTACAATAAATAAACCAAAGCGAACGGCAATGGTCCTTCTCTTCGACAGGGAGGAAATAGGAAGTGAAGGCGTTACTGGAGCAAAGGGGCGGTTTTGGGTCGCGTTTATCGAGAAGCTTCTCAACCTTTCAGGAGAGAAGGGACTTTATGAGATAGACTTCCTTCTCGAGAAATCCAGAATGATATCGGGAGATGTTGCTGCAGGATTTGACCCGACCTTCAAGGATGCTCACGACCAGGCAAATGCTGCAAGACTCGGATACGGAATCGCAATATTGAAATACACCGGTTCCAGAGGAAAATCTGGAACCAGCGAAGCCAGCGCGGAGTTCATGGGCTATGTGAGAAACCTTCTTAACGAGAAGGGAGTTCACTGGCAGAGTACTATCTTAGGAGAAGTCGACAGGGGAGGCGGAGGAACAGTTGCGAAATTCTTCGC
- a CDS encoding Fur family transcriptional regulator has product MEIKDTIALLKSRGYRITPQRVAIIRILRDHEGHPGAEEVFRSAIQLYPNISMATVYNVMEVLEKEGIIRAIAVSKNSRRYDPNIKPHGHFICDSCGRVFDIPTNYYEACMKELPPELAEFEVTSLELIYKGLCSDCKHIK; this is encoded by the coding sequence ATGGAAATCAAAGACACGATAGCTCTTCTTAAAAGCAGGGGATACAGAATCACTCCTCAACGAGTTGCGATTATCAGGATTCTCAGGGATCATGAAGGTCATCCGGGAGCTGAGGAGGTTTTTAGGTCTGCAATACAGCTATATCCAAATATATCTATGGCGACAGTTTACAACGTAATGGAAGTTCTCGAAAAGGAAGGAATTATTAGGGCTATTGCAGTTTCAAAGAACTCGAGGCGATATGATCCCAATATCAAACCACACGGTCACTTCATCTGTGATTCTTGCGGGAGAGTCTTCGATATTCCCACGAATTACTACGAAGCCTGCATGAAAGAACTTCCTCCTGAACTGGCTGAATTTGAGGTAACCTCTCTTGAGCTTATCTACAAGGGGCTATGTTCAGACTGCAAGCATATTAAGTAA
- a CDS encoding RNA polymerase sigma factor, producing MDEKKLIDGLKKKKVWAYEVLYDDYAPRLGSVIKSYLGFDDVEDVIQEVFIKVFKNVRKFRGDAKLSTWLYRIAVNVCKDTLAKRKRNNEFLTDFRENEDKATFEPPATTNVFREVMDEISFEELMSVVGKLSEDDRLLIKLRDIDDLSYEEIADILDKPVGTVKSRLHYARKRLKELLEEVGYIG from the coding sequence TTGGACGAGAAGAAGTTAATAGATGGACTGAAGAAGAAGAAAGTCTGGGCCTACGAAGTCTTGTATGATGATTACGCCCCGAGATTGGGTAGTGTCATCAAATCGTACCTTGGTTTTGATGACGTTGAAGATGTGATTCAAGAGGTCTTTATAAAGGTCTTTAAGAACGTCAGGAAGTTCCGAGGTGATGCGAAGTTATCGACGTGGCTGTACAGAATCGCAGTTAATGTCTGTAAGGACACACTTGCAAAAAGAAAACGGAATAACGAGTTTCTGACTGATTTCAGAGAGAACGAGGATAAAGCAACTTTTGAGCCGCCAGCAACAACTAATGTATTTAGAGAAGTAATGGACGAGATTTCTTTTGAAGAGTTGATGTCCGTAGTTGGAAAGCTTTCTGAGGATGACCGTTTGCTTATTAAGTTAAGAGACATAGATGATCTGTCGTACGAGGAGATTGCCGACATACTCGATAAACCGGTTGGAACGGTGAAGAGCCGGTTGCACTATGCTCGAAAGAGACTTAAGGAGCTTCTCGAGGAGGTAGGTTACATTGGATGA